Proteins encoded in a region of the Tumebacillus sp. BK434 genome:
- a CDS encoding helix-turn-helix domain-containing protein, which translates to MNTLGDKIRELRLRKGITQIELAAGLCTPSMISQVESNRARPSYKMLYGLALKLETPLENLLKDVELDLEQASQFKMALSMTKAKAYGAALPLLERLAESALTKVSPSKVEFELAKCYMETGEYEKSSLLFNKMADAASLRQEQDLVAQVLLQLADLSNRKKEYQIAKHHGYKALDAMRSLDAHDPFLYAQILTQLAEIHENIGEVKIASDLYETALEISEGLHNLKEKAKTYLGLAESFYRQNDFEKAAEYAERSSSAIGELSDQHTLLAWKQKLLMLQRSKGNRQQTVDELLSIASILEANQEKEEAGAVLLDAATIQVENGALQEAETCLEKAKQLLPPHHAAMGTYFRLLAGLHFSKEHHEQGDKALEKSIRIFMNHAMLAELREAVNERCERLNQQGLIQEAFEQMKSLDEYLIHALHERGIAL; encoded by the coding sequence ATGAATACCCTTGGTGATAAGATCCGTGAGCTCCGATTGCGAAAAGGCATCACCCAAATCGAACTGGCCGCCGGGCTTTGCACGCCGAGTATGATCTCGCAGGTGGAATCGAATCGGGCGCGGCCATCTTATAAGATGCTGTATGGGCTGGCACTGAAGTTGGAGACGCCGCTGGAGAACCTTTTGAAGGATGTTGAACTGGACTTGGAGCAAGCAAGTCAATTTAAGATGGCGTTGAGTATGACAAAGGCGAAAGCGTATGGTGCAGCGCTCCCTCTTTTGGAACGACTGGCGGAGAGTGCATTGACGAAGGTCTCTCCGTCTAAGGTGGAGTTCGAGCTGGCTAAGTGCTATATGGAAACCGGCGAATATGAAAAATCATCCTTGCTGTTCAACAAGATGGCGGATGCTGCCAGCCTGCGCCAGGAGCAAGATCTGGTGGCGCAAGTGTTGCTGCAACTGGCCGACCTCTCGAATCGGAAGAAGGAATACCAGATCGCCAAGCACCACGGGTATAAGGCTCTGGATGCCATGCGCTCACTGGATGCGCATGACCCGTTTTTGTATGCACAGATCCTCACGCAGTTGGCTGAGATTCACGAGAACATTGGAGAAGTCAAAATCGCATCTGACCTCTACGAAACAGCCTTGGAGATCAGTGAAGGTCTGCACAACTTGAAGGAGAAAGCCAAAACCTATCTCGGTCTTGCCGAGTCATTCTACCGCCAAAATGATTTTGAAAAAGCGGCCGAGTACGCAGAACGCTCTAGTTCAGCAATCGGCGAACTAAGCGATCAGCACACCCTCCTCGCATGGAAGCAGAAACTGCTCATGTTGCAACGAAGCAAAGGGAACCGGCAGCAAACGGTGGACGAGCTGTTGAGCATCGCTTCGATACTGGAGGCGAATCAGGAGAAGGAAGAAGCAGGCGCAGTCTTGCTGGATGCGGCAACGATACAGGTTGAGAATGGGGCGTTGCAGGAAGCGGAAACGTGCTTAGAAAAAGCAAAGCAGCTGTTGCCGCCGCATCATGCCGCGATGGGTACCTATTTTCGCTTGCTCGCCGGACTTCATTTTTCCAAAGAGCATCACGAGCAAGGGGACAAGGCTTTGGAAAAGTCGATCCGTATTTTTATGAATCACGCCATGCTGGCCGAGCTGCGGGAAGCGGTCAATGAACGATGCGAGCGGTTGAATCAGCAAGGGCTCATTCAGGAGGCATTTGAGCAGATGAAGTCATTGGACGAATATTTGATTCACGCTTTGCACGAACGAGGTATCGCTCTATAA